Proteins found in one Canis aureus isolate CA01 chromosome 19, VMU_Caureus_v.1.0, whole genome shotgun sequence genomic segment:
- the ZNF358 gene encoding zinc finger protein 358 isoform X1 produces the protein MPPLEVAPCPAMAAVAPVPCPLSRRAFLKASHFALGPDPRLHAGAMQSTSHRDFPAHPGVTGAPRCQQPPRGSLLPRDARSRGAELRSETHCAFAPPPPCTRPETRERTPALQGSGLRVHESARVRTGASTMRADFGWPEAPARAREQIHGARLIFDRDSVAPGDPAKLRIPPTTHQDFYALRAPCPQPRAPCCHLGGLNPLRWDHRRQDNGTSYQRHFQALPSPPALMCKRASSSVELGDFKIGYGPMCSEQKQAYRPQGLPPDRYDKAQATAHIYHVNICPGDGLFRDRTTKAEHFYAREPEHFVLHHDQTPASHILEGNWCPGPGSLTTSMHSFHGQDPSFAPEEEEPKMERGAEPWSWVLETSSAGSPDFHPDPAPEAASTSTPGMRRSVLVRNPGHKGPRPTYEELDSDSEDLDPNPEELDPVCEDPEPDPEDLNTVSEDVDPSYEDLEPVSEDLDPDADPDAEAPSSISATRDSDPQDLDPMSSSFDLDPDVIGPVPLVLDPNNEPLSPTESPDLDPLSSGLTATPEVLTPSPAVLPAPASPPRPFSCPDCGRAFRRSSGLSQHRRTHSGEKPYRCPDCGKSFSHGATLAQHRGIHTGARPYQCAACGKAFGWRSTLLKHRSSHSGEKPHHCPVCGKAFGHGSLLAQHLRTHGGPRPHKCPVCAKGFGQGSALLKHLRTHTGERPYPCPQCGKAFGQSSALLQHQRTHTAERPYRCPHCGKAFGQSSNLQHHLRIHTGERPYACPHCSKAFGQSSALLQHLHVHSGERPYRCQLCGKAFGQASSLTKHKRVHEGAAAAAAAAAAAAAAAGLDLSPASMLRPGQVSLLGPEAVSVLGSGLGLSPGPSSGLGSDPGSVLGSLPNPSPRAVSGSESTPTPESVKSSDPKPGHSANPDLVAGPEQDPVPSPNPNPESHPEPCSPAHDTASPVLPTGESPEWVQEQGALLGPDG, from the exons ATGCCACCCCTTGAG GTGGCGCCCTGTCCCGCGATGGCCGCGGTCGCCCCGGTGCCCTGCCCGCTGTCCCGGCGGGCCTTCCTCAAGGCCTCGCACTTTGCACTGGGGCCCGACCCGCGGCTGCACGCGGGCGCCATGCAATCCACGTCGCATCGGGACTTCCCGGCCCACCCGGGCGTCACCGGCGCGCCGCGGTGCCAGCAGCCGCCGCGAGGGTCCCTCTTGCCCCGGGACGCGCGCTCGCGGGGCGCCGAGCTCCGGTCCGAGACGCACTGCGCGTTCGCGCCCCCGCCGCCGTGCACGCGCCCCGAGACGCGGGAGCGCACCCCCGCCCTGCAGGGCAGCGGCCTGCGCGTGCACGAGTCCGCGCGCGTCCGCACCGGCGCCTCCACCATGCGCGCCGACTTCGGGTGGCCCGAGGCGCCGGCGCGCGCCCGCGAGCAGATCCACGGCGCGCGTCTCATCTTCGACCGCGACTCGGTGGCGCCCGGCGACCCGGCCAAGCTGCGCATCCCGCCCACCACCCACCAGGACTTCTACGCGCTCCGCGCCCCGTGCCCGCAGCCCCGCGCGCCCTGCTGCCACCTCG GGGGCCTGAACCccctcaggtgggaccacaggaGACAGGACAATGGGACCTCCTACCAGAGACACTTCCAGGCTCTGCCGAGCCCACCTGCCTTGATGTGTAAGAGG GCCTCTTCCAGCGTGGAACTGGGAGACTTCAAGATTGGCTATGGGCCCATGTGTTCAGAGCAGAAACAAGCCTACAGGCCTCAGGGTCTGCCCCCAGACAG GTATGACAAGGCTCAGGCCACAGCCCACATCTACCATGTGAATATTTGTCCTGGAGATGGCCTGTTCCGTGACAGGACCACCAAGGCTGAACACTTCTATGCCCGAGAGCCAG AGCATTTTGTTCTTCACCATGACCAGACTCCAGCATCGCACATCCTGGAAGGAAACTGGTGCCCTGGCCCGGGCAGCCTCACCACCTCCATGCACTCCTTCCATGGCCAG GACCCAAGCTTCGCaccagaggaggaggagcccaagatggagagaggggcagagcccTGGAGCTGGGTACTAGAGACCTCTAGTGCTGGGTCCCCTGACTTCCATCCAG ATCCTGCCCCAGAAGCAGCCAGCACCTCCACACCAGGGATGCGGCGCTCGGTCCTGGTCAGGAACCCAGGCCACAAGGGCCCGAGGCCCACTTATGAAGAGCTCGACTCCGACTCAGAGGACCTGGACCCCAACCCTGAAGAGCTGGACCCAGTTTGTGAAGACCCAGAGCCTGACCCAGAAGACCTCAACACTGTCTCTGAAGACGTGGACCCCAGCTATGAAGATCTGGAGCCTGTCTCTGAAGATCTGGACCCTGACGCTGACCCCGATGCGGAAGCTCCGAGCTCCATCTCAGCCACTCGAGACTCGGATCCCCAAGATCTCGACCCCATGTCTTCAAGTTTCGACCTCGATCCAGACGTCATCGGCCCTGTCCCCTTGGTTCTTGACCCTAACAACGAGCCCCTCAGCCCCACCGAATCCCCAGACCTGGACCCCCTCTCGTCCGGCCTCACTGCCACTCCCGAGGTCCTGACCCCCAGCCCCGCGGTGCTCCCGGCCCCTGCCAGCCCTCCCCGGCCCTTCTCCTGCCCCGACTGCGGGCGAGCCTTCCGCCGCAGCTCGGGGCTGAGCCAGCACCGCCGCACCCACAGCGGCGAGAAGCCCTACCGCTGCCCCGACTGCGGCAAGTCGTTCAGCCACGGCGCCACGCTGGCCCAGCACCGCGGCATCCACACGGGCGCGCGGCCCTACCAGTGCGCCGCCTGCGGCAAAGCGTTCGGCTGGCGCTCCACGCTGCTCAAGCACCGCAGCAGCCACAGCGGCGAGAAGCCGCACCACTGCCCGGTGTGCGGCAAGGCCTTCGGTCACGGCTCGCTGCTGGCGCAGCACCTGCGCACGCACGGCGGCCCGCGGCCCCACAAGTGCCCCGTGTGCGCCAAGGGCTTCGGGCAGGGCTCGGCGCTGCTGAAGCACCTGCGCACGCACACGGGCGAGCGGCCCTACCCGTGCCCGCAGTGCGGCAAGGCCTTCGGCCAGAGCTCGGCGCTGCTGCAGCACCAGCGCACGCACACGGCCGAGCGCCCGTACCGCTGTCCCCACTGCGGCAAGGCCTTCGGCCAGAGCTCCAACTTGCAGCACCACCTGCGCATCCACACGGGCGAGCGGCCGTACGCCTGCCCCCACTGCTCCAAGGCCTTCGGGCAGAGCTCGGCGCTGCTGCAGCACCTGCACGTGCATTCCGGGGAGCGCCCCTACCGCTGCCAGCTCTGCGGCAAGGCCTTTGGCCAAGCCTCCAGCCTCACCAAGCACAAGCGGGTGCACGAGGGCGCAGcggcagccgccgccgccgccgctgctgcagCTGCCGCCGCAGGCCTAGACCTCAGCCCTGCCTCGATGTTGAGGCCAGGGCAGgtctccctcctgggtcctgagGCCGTGTCCGTTCTCGGCTCTGGCCTGGGCCTCAGCCCTGGCCCCAGCTCTGGCCTTGGCTCTGACCCTGGCTCGGTGCTGGGCTCCCTCCCTAATCCCAGCCCCAGAGCTGTCTCCGGCTCTgaatccacccccacccctgagtCTGTTAAGTCTTCTGACCCTAAGCCTGGTCACAGCGCCAATCCTGACCTTGTGGCCGGCCCTGAGCAGGATCCAGTGCCCAGCCCCAACCCCAACCCCGAGTCTCACCCTGAGCCCTGCTCTCCCGCCCATGACACTGCCAGCCCAGTGCTCCCTACTGGCGAGAGTCCCGAGTGGGTGCAGGAGCAAGGGGCACTGCTGGGGCCGGATGGCTGA
- the ZNF358 gene encoding zinc finger protein 358 isoform X5 has product MRRSVLVRNPGHKGPRPTYEELDSDSEDLDPNPEELDPVCEDPEPDPEDLNTVSEDVDPSYEDLEPVSEDLDPDADPDAEAPSSISATRDSDPQDLDPMSSSFDLDPDVIGPVPLVLDPNNEPLSPTESPDLDPLSSGLTATPEVLTPSPAVLPAPASPPRPFSCPDCGRAFRRSSGLSQHRRTHSGEKPYRCPDCGKSFSHGATLAQHRGIHTGARPYQCAACGKAFGWRSTLLKHRSSHSGEKPHHCPVCGKAFGHGSLLAQHLRTHGGPRPHKCPVCAKGFGQGSALLKHLRTHTGERPYPCPQCGKAFGQSSALLQHQRTHTAERPYRCPHCGKAFGQSSNLQHHLRIHTGERPYACPHCSKAFGQSSALLQHLHVHSGERPYRCQLCGKAFGQASSLTKHKRVHEGAAAAAAAAAAAAAAAGLDLSPASMLRPGQVSLLGPEAVSVLGSGLGLSPGPSSGLGSDPGSVLGSLPNPSPRAVSGSESTPTPESVKSSDPKPGHSANPDLVAGPEQDPVPSPNPNPESHPEPCSPAHDTASPVLPTGESPEWVQEQGALLGPDG; this is encoded by the coding sequence ATGCGGCGCTCGGTCCTGGTCAGGAACCCAGGCCACAAGGGCCCGAGGCCCACTTATGAAGAGCTCGACTCCGACTCAGAGGACCTGGACCCCAACCCTGAAGAGCTGGACCCAGTTTGTGAAGACCCAGAGCCTGACCCAGAAGACCTCAACACTGTCTCTGAAGACGTGGACCCCAGCTATGAAGATCTGGAGCCTGTCTCTGAAGATCTGGACCCTGACGCTGACCCCGATGCGGAAGCTCCGAGCTCCATCTCAGCCACTCGAGACTCGGATCCCCAAGATCTCGACCCCATGTCTTCAAGTTTCGACCTCGATCCAGACGTCATCGGCCCTGTCCCCTTGGTTCTTGACCCTAACAACGAGCCCCTCAGCCCCACCGAATCCCCAGACCTGGACCCCCTCTCGTCCGGCCTCACTGCCACTCCCGAGGTCCTGACCCCCAGCCCCGCGGTGCTCCCGGCCCCTGCCAGCCCTCCCCGGCCCTTCTCCTGCCCCGACTGCGGGCGAGCCTTCCGCCGCAGCTCGGGGCTGAGCCAGCACCGCCGCACCCACAGCGGCGAGAAGCCCTACCGCTGCCCCGACTGCGGCAAGTCGTTCAGCCACGGCGCCACGCTGGCCCAGCACCGCGGCATCCACACGGGCGCGCGGCCCTACCAGTGCGCCGCCTGCGGCAAAGCGTTCGGCTGGCGCTCCACGCTGCTCAAGCACCGCAGCAGCCACAGCGGCGAGAAGCCGCACCACTGCCCGGTGTGCGGCAAGGCCTTCGGTCACGGCTCGCTGCTGGCGCAGCACCTGCGCACGCACGGCGGCCCGCGGCCCCACAAGTGCCCCGTGTGCGCCAAGGGCTTCGGGCAGGGCTCGGCGCTGCTGAAGCACCTGCGCACGCACACGGGCGAGCGGCCCTACCCGTGCCCGCAGTGCGGCAAGGCCTTCGGCCAGAGCTCGGCGCTGCTGCAGCACCAGCGCACGCACACGGCCGAGCGCCCGTACCGCTGTCCCCACTGCGGCAAGGCCTTCGGCCAGAGCTCCAACTTGCAGCACCACCTGCGCATCCACACGGGCGAGCGGCCGTACGCCTGCCCCCACTGCTCCAAGGCCTTCGGGCAGAGCTCGGCGCTGCTGCAGCACCTGCACGTGCATTCCGGGGAGCGCCCCTACCGCTGCCAGCTCTGCGGCAAGGCCTTTGGCCAAGCCTCCAGCCTCACCAAGCACAAGCGGGTGCACGAGGGCGCAGcggcagccgccgccgccgccgctgctgcagCTGCCGCCGCAGGCCTAGACCTCAGCCCTGCCTCGATGTTGAGGCCAGGGCAGgtctccctcctgggtcctgagGCCGTGTCCGTTCTCGGCTCTGGCCTGGGCCTCAGCCCTGGCCCCAGCTCTGGCCTTGGCTCTGACCCTGGCTCGGTGCTGGGCTCCCTCCCTAATCCCAGCCCCAGAGCTGTCTCCGGCTCTgaatccacccccacccctgagtCTGTTAAGTCTTCTGACCCTAAGCCTGGTCACAGCGCCAATCCTGACCTTGTGGCCGGCCCTGAGCAGGATCCAGTGCCCAGCCCCAACCCCAACCCCGAGTCTCACCCTGAGCCCTGCTCTCCCGCCCATGACACTGCCAGCCCAGTGCTCCCTACTGGCGAGAGTCCCGAGTGGGTGCAGGAGCAAGGGGCACTGCTGGGGCCGGATGGCTGA
- the ZNF358 gene encoding zinc finger protein 358 isoform X4 produces MDAELSLDPSFAPEEEEPKMERGAEPWSWVLETSSAGSPDFHPDPAPEAASTSTPGMRRSVLVRNPGHKGPRPTYEELDSDSEDLDPNPEELDPVCEDPEPDPEDLNTVSEDVDPSYEDLEPVSEDLDPDADPDAEAPSSISATRDSDPQDLDPMSSSFDLDPDVIGPVPLVLDPNNEPLSPTESPDLDPLSSGLTATPEVLTPSPAVLPAPASPPRPFSCPDCGRAFRRSSGLSQHRRTHSGEKPYRCPDCGKSFSHGATLAQHRGIHTGARPYQCAACGKAFGWRSTLLKHRSSHSGEKPHHCPVCGKAFGHGSLLAQHLRTHGGPRPHKCPVCAKGFGQGSALLKHLRTHTGERPYPCPQCGKAFGQSSALLQHQRTHTAERPYRCPHCGKAFGQSSNLQHHLRIHTGERPYACPHCSKAFGQSSALLQHLHVHSGERPYRCQLCGKAFGQASSLTKHKRVHEGAAAAAAAAAAAAAAAGLDLSPASMLRPGQVSLLGPEAVSVLGSGLGLSPGPSSGLGSDPGSVLGSLPNPSPRAVSGSESTPTPESVKSSDPKPGHSANPDLVAGPEQDPVPSPNPNPESHPEPCSPAHDTASPVLPTGESPEWVQEQGALLGPDG; encoded by the exons ATGGACGCGGAGCTGTCATTG GACCCAAGCTTCGCaccagaggaggaggagcccaagatggagagaggggcagagcccTGGAGCTGGGTACTAGAGACCTCTAGTGCTGGGTCCCCTGACTTCCATCCAG ATCCTGCCCCAGAAGCAGCCAGCACCTCCACACCAGGGATGCGGCGCTCGGTCCTGGTCAGGAACCCAGGCCACAAGGGCCCGAGGCCCACTTATGAAGAGCTCGACTCCGACTCAGAGGACCTGGACCCCAACCCTGAAGAGCTGGACCCAGTTTGTGAAGACCCAGAGCCTGACCCAGAAGACCTCAACACTGTCTCTGAAGACGTGGACCCCAGCTATGAAGATCTGGAGCCTGTCTCTGAAGATCTGGACCCTGACGCTGACCCCGATGCGGAAGCTCCGAGCTCCATCTCAGCCACTCGAGACTCGGATCCCCAAGATCTCGACCCCATGTCTTCAAGTTTCGACCTCGATCCAGACGTCATCGGCCCTGTCCCCTTGGTTCTTGACCCTAACAACGAGCCCCTCAGCCCCACCGAATCCCCAGACCTGGACCCCCTCTCGTCCGGCCTCACTGCCACTCCCGAGGTCCTGACCCCCAGCCCCGCGGTGCTCCCGGCCCCTGCCAGCCCTCCCCGGCCCTTCTCCTGCCCCGACTGCGGGCGAGCCTTCCGCCGCAGCTCGGGGCTGAGCCAGCACCGCCGCACCCACAGCGGCGAGAAGCCCTACCGCTGCCCCGACTGCGGCAAGTCGTTCAGCCACGGCGCCACGCTGGCCCAGCACCGCGGCATCCACACGGGCGCGCGGCCCTACCAGTGCGCCGCCTGCGGCAAAGCGTTCGGCTGGCGCTCCACGCTGCTCAAGCACCGCAGCAGCCACAGCGGCGAGAAGCCGCACCACTGCCCGGTGTGCGGCAAGGCCTTCGGTCACGGCTCGCTGCTGGCGCAGCACCTGCGCACGCACGGCGGCCCGCGGCCCCACAAGTGCCCCGTGTGCGCCAAGGGCTTCGGGCAGGGCTCGGCGCTGCTGAAGCACCTGCGCACGCACACGGGCGAGCGGCCCTACCCGTGCCCGCAGTGCGGCAAGGCCTTCGGCCAGAGCTCGGCGCTGCTGCAGCACCAGCGCACGCACACGGCCGAGCGCCCGTACCGCTGTCCCCACTGCGGCAAGGCCTTCGGCCAGAGCTCCAACTTGCAGCACCACCTGCGCATCCACACGGGCGAGCGGCCGTACGCCTGCCCCCACTGCTCCAAGGCCTTCGGGCAGAGCTCGGCGCTGCTGCAGCACCTGCACGTGCATTCCGGGGAGCGCCCCTACCGCTGCCAGCTCTGCGGCAAGGCCTTTGGCCAAGCCTCCAGCCTCACCAAGCACAAGCGGGTGCACGAGGGCGCAGcggcagccgccgccgccgccgctgctgcagCTGCCGCCGCAGGCCTAGACCTCAGCCCTGCCTCGATGTTGAGGCCAGGGCAGgtctccctcctgggtcctgagGCCGTGTCCGTTCTCGGCTCTGGCCTGGGCCTCAGCCCTGGCCCCAGCTCTGGCCTTGGCTCTGACCCTGGCTCGGTGCTGGGCTCCCTCCCTAATCCCAGCCCCAGAGCTGTCTCCGGCTCTgaatccacccccacccctgagtCTGTTAAGTCTTCTGACCCTAAGCCTGGTCACAGCGCCAATCCTGACCTTGTGGCCGGCCCTGAGCAGGATCCAGTGCCCAGCCCCAACCCCAACCCCGAGTCTCACCCTGAGCCCTGCTCTCCCGCCCATGACACTGCCAGCCCAGTGCTCCCTACTGGCGAGAGTCCCGAGTGGGTGCAGGAGCAAGGGGCACTGCTGGGGCCGGATGGCTGA
- the ZNF358 gene encoding zinc finger protein 358 isoform X3: MLSEEHQGPAASCRAWCSLPLCGDLGLQDPSFAPEEEEPKMERGAEPWSWVLETSSAGSPDFHPDPAPEAASTSTPGMRRSVLVRNPGHKGPRPTYEELDSDSEDLDPNPEELDPVCEDPEPDPEDLNTVSEDVDPSYEDLEPVSEDLDPDADPDAEAPSSISATRDSDPQDLDPMSSSFDLDPDVIGPVPLVLDPNNEPLSPTESPDLDPLSSGLTATPEVLTPSPAVLPAPASPPRPFSCPDCGRAFRRSSGLSQHRRTHSGEKPYRCPDCGKSFSHGATLAQHRGIHTGARPYQCAACGKAFGWRSTLLKHRSSHSGEKPHHCPVCGKAFGHGSLLAQHLRTHGGPRPHKCPVCAKGFGQGSALLKHLRTHTGERPYPCPQCGKAFGQSSALLQHQRTHTAERPYRCPHCGKAFGQSSNLQHHLRIHTGERPYACPHCSKAFGQSSALLQHLHVHSGERPYRCQLCGKAFGQASSLTKHKRVHEGAAAAAAAAAAAAAAAGLDLSPASMLRPGQVSLLGPEAVSVLGSGLGLSPGPSSGLGSDPGSVLGSLPNPSPRAVSGSESTPTPESVKSSDPKPGHSANPDLVAGPEQDPVPSPNPNPESHPEPCSPAHDTASPVLPTGESPEWVQEQGALLGPDG, translated from the exons ATGCTCAGTGAAGAACATCAGGGCCCAGCTGCCAGCTGCCGGGCCTGGTGTTCGCTCCCTCTTTGCGGGGATCTGGGTCTCCAG GACCCAAGCTTCGCaccagaggaggaggagcccaagatggagagaggggcagagcccTGGAGCTGGGTACTAGAGACCTCTAGTGCTGGGTCCCCTGACTTCCATCCAG ATCCTGCCCCAGAAGCAGCCAGCACCTCCACACCAGGGATGCGGCGCTCGGTCCTGGTCAGGAACCCAGGCCACAAGGGCCCGAGGCCCACTTATGAAGAGCTCGACTCCGACTCAGAGGACCTGGACCCCAACCCTGAAGAGCTGGACCCAGTTTGTGAAGACCCAGAGCCTGACCCAGAAGACCTCAACACTGTCTCTGAAGACGTGGACCCCAGCTATGAAGATCTGGAGCCTGTCTCTGAAGATCTGGACCCTGACGCTGACCCCGATGCGGAAGCTCCGAGCTCCATCTCAGCCACTCGAGACTCGGATCCCCAAGATCTCGACCCCATGTCTTCAAGTTTCGACCTCGATCCAGACGTCATCGGCCCTGTCCCCTTGGTTCTTGACCCTAACAACGAGCCCCTCAGCCCCACCGAATCCCCAGACCTGGACCCCCTCTCGTCCGGCCTCACTGCCACTCCCGAGGTCCTGACCCCCAGCCCCGCGGTGCTCCCGGCCCCTGCCAGCCCTCCCCGGCCCTTCTCCTGCCCCGACTGCGGGCGAGCCTTCCGCCGCAGCTCGGGGCTGAGCCAGCACCGCCGCACCCACAGCGGCGAGAAGCCCTACCGCTGCCCCGACTGCGGCAAGTCGTTCAGCCACGGCGCCACGCTGGCCCAGCACCGCGGCATCCACACGGGCGCGCGGCCCTACCAGTGCGCCGCCTGCGGCAAAGCGTTCGGCTGGCGCTCCACGCTGCTCAAGCACCGCAGCAGCCACAGCGGCGAGAAGCCGCACCACTGCCCGGTGTGCGGCAAGGCCTTCGGTCACGGCTCGCTGCTGGCGCAGCACCTGCGCACGCACGGCGGCCCGCGGCCCCACAAGTGCCCCGTGTGCGCCAAGGGCTTCGGGCAGGGCTCGGCGCTGCTGAAGCACCTGCGCACGCACACGGGCGAGCGGCCCTACCCGTGCCCGCAGTGCGGCAAGGCCTTCGGCCAGAGCTCGGCGCTGCTGCAGCACCAGCGCACGCACACGGCCGAGCGCCCGTACCGCTGTCCCCACTGCGGCAAGGCCTTCGGCCAGAGCTCCAACTTGCAGCACCACCTGCGCATCCACACGGGCGAGCGGCCGTACGCCTGCCCCCACTGCTCCAAGGCCTTCGGGCAGAGCTCGGCGCTGCTGCAGCACCTGCACGTGCATTCCGGGGAGCGCCCCTACCGCTGCCAGCTCTGCGGCAAGGCCTTTGGCCAAGCCTCCAGCCTCACCAAGCACAAGCGGGTGCACGAGGGCGCAGcggcagccgccgccgccgccgctgctgcagCTGCCGCCGCAGGCCTAGACCTCAGCCCTGCCTCGATGTTGAGGCCAGGGCAGgtctccctcctgggtcctgagGCCGTGTCCGTTCTCGGCTCTGGCCTGGGCCTCAGCCCTGGCCCCAGCTCTGGCCTTGGCTCTGACCCTGGCTCGGTGCTGGGCTCCCTCCCTAATCCCAGCCCCAGAGCTGTCTCCGGCTCTgaatccacccccacccctgagtCTGTTAAGTCTTCTGACCCTAAGCCTGGTCACAGCGCCAATCCTGACCTTGTGGCCGGCCCTGAGCAGGATCCAGTGCCCAGCCCCAACCCCAACCCCGAGTCTCACCCTGAGCCCTGCTCTCCCGCCCATGACACTGCCAGCCCAGTGCTCCCTACTGGCGAGAGTCCCGAGTGGGTGCAGGAGCAAGGGGCACTGCTGGGGCCGGATGGCTGA
- the ZNF358 gene encoding zinc finger protein 358 isoform X2, which translates to MERGAEPWSWVLETSSAGSPDFHPDPAPEAASTSTPGMRRSVLVRNPGHKGPRPTYEELDSDSEDLDPNPEELDPVCEDPEPDPEDLNTVSEDVDPSYEDLEPVSEDLDPDADPDAEAPSSISATRDSDPQDLDPMSSSFDLDPDVIGPVPLVLDPNNEPLSPTESPDLDPLSSGLTATPEVLTPSPAVLPAPASPPRPFSCPDCGRAFRRSSGLSQHRRTHSGEKPYRCPDCGKSFSHGATLAQHRGIHTGARPYQCAACGKAFGWRSTLLKHRSSHSGEKPHHCPVCGKAFGHGSLLAQHLRTHGGPRPHKCPVCAKGFGQGSALLKHLRTHTGERPYPCPQCGKAFGQSSALLQHQRTHTAERPYRCPHCGKAFGQSSNLQHHLRIHTGERPYACPHCSKAFGQSSALLQHLHVHSGERPYRCQLCGKAFGQASSLTKHKRVHEGAAAAAAAAAAAAAAAGLDLSPASMLRPGQVSLLGPEAVSVLGSGLGLSPGPSSGLGSDPGSVLGSLPNPSPRAVSGSESTPTPESVKSSDPKPGHSANPDLVAGPEQDPVPSPNPNPESHPEPCSPAHDTASPVLPTGESPEWVQEQGALLGPDG; encoded by the exons atggagagaggggcagagcccTGGAGCTGGGTACTAGAGACCTCTAGTGCTGGGTCCCCTGACTTCCATCCAG ATCCTGCCCCAGAAGCAGCCAGCACCTCCACACCAGGGATGCGGCGCTCGGTCCTGGTCAGGAACCCAGGCCACAAGGGCCCGAGGCCCACTTATGAAGAGCTCGACTCCGACTCAGAGGACCTGGACCCCAACCCTGAAGAGCTGGACCCAGTTTGTGAAGACCCAGAGCCTGACCCAGAAGACCTCAACACTGTCTCTGAAGACGTGGACCCCAGCTATGAAGATCTGGAGCCTGTCTCTGAAGATCTGGACCCTGACGCTGACCCCGATGCGGAAGCTCCGAGCTCCATCTCAGCCACTCGAGACTCGGATCCCCAAGATCTCGACCCCATGTCTTCAAGTTTCGACCTCGATCCAGACGTCATCGGCCCTGTCCCCTTGGTTCTTGACCCTAACAACGAGCCCCTCAGCCCCACCGAATCCCCAGACCTGGACCCCCTCTCGTCCGGCCTCACTGCCACTCCCGAGGTCCTGACCCCCAGCCCCGCGGTGCTCCCGGCCCCTGCCAGCCCTCCCCGGCCCTTCTCCTGCCCCGACTGCGGGCGAGCCTTCCGCCGCAGCTCGGGGCTGAGCCAGCACCGCCGCACCCACAGCGGCGAGAAGCCCTACCGCTGCCCCGACTGCGGCAAGTCGTTCAGCCACGGCGCCACGCTGGCCCAGCACCGCGGCATCCACACGGGCGCGCGGCCCTACCAGTGCGCCGCCTGCGGCAAAGCGTTCGGCTGGCGCTCCACGCTGCTCAAGCACCGCAGCAGCCACAGCGGCGAGAAGCCGCACCACTGCCCGGTGTGCGGCAAGGCCTTCGGTCACGGCTCGCTGCTGGCGCAGCACCTGCGCACGCACGGCGGCCCGCGGCCCCACAAGTGCCCCGTGTGCGCCAAGGGCTTCGGGCAGGGCTCGGCGCTGCTGAAGCACCTGCGCACGCACACGGGCGAGCGGCCCTACCCGTGCCCGCAGTGCGGCAAGGCCTTCGGCCAGAGCTCGGCGCTGCTGCAGCACCAGCGCACGCACACGGCCGAGCGCCCGTACCGCTGTCCCCACTGCGGCAAGGCCTTCGGCCAGAGCTCCAACTTGCAGCACCACCTGCGCATCCACACGGGCGAGCGGCCGTACGCCTGCCCCCACTGCTCCAAGGCCTTCGGGCAGAGCTCGGCGCTGCTGCAGCACCTGCACGTGCATTCCGGGGAGCGCCCCTACCGCTGCCAGCTCTGCGGCAAGGCCTTTGGCCAAGCCTCCAGCCTCACCAAGCACAAGCGGGTGCACGAGGGCGCAGcggcagccgccgccgccgccgctgctgcagCTGCCGCCGCAGGCCTAGACCTCAGCCCTGCCTCGATGTTGAGGCCAGGGCAGgtctccctcctgggtcctgagGCCGTGTCCGTTCTCGGCTCTGGCCTGGGCCTCAGCCCTGGCCCCAGCTCTGGCCTTGGCTCTGACCCTGGCTCGGTGCTGGGCTCCCTCCCTAATCCCAGCCCCAGAGCTGTCTCCGGCTCTgaatccacccccacccctgagtCTGTTAAGTCTTCTGACCCTAAGCCTGGTCACAGCGCCAATCCTGACCTTGTGGCCGGCCCTGAGCAGGATCCAGTGCCCAGCCCCAACCCCAACCCCGAGTCTCACCCTGAGCCCTGCTCTCCCGCCCATGACACTGCCAGCCCAGTGCTCCCTACTGGCGAGAGTCCCGAGTGGGTGCAGGAGCAAGGGGCACTGCTGGGGCCGGATGGCTGA